Genomic segment of Oncorhynchus keta strain PuntledgeMale-10-30-2019 chromosome 5, Oket_V2, whole genome shotgun sequence:
accgctgagcaccacctgaacaggcaggggagccaacttgaAGCCAGGAAAGTGGCTATTAAGCCGAGTGACAATCGGAACCAAATAAAAACTGGATAAGGGTCCCCGAAGGCAGTGCAACTCTCTGGGGAATACAATTGAAGAGTAAAGGGTCATGACATGATTATGTCATGGAAATAACTTTATTCTCTCTAATACCACCATTATAGATGGAGACCATCCTGATACAAACCGTGGTGACACTAGTTTGATCTGGAAAATCATTGGTGAGTGTTTACGCAAATCTATCACCACAGCTTCCTCTGTATGAGCAAATGACAAGTAAATCTGACCTCAGAATTATGCTACCAAGATCAACTACAGTTAGAAGGCTGTTTTAAAACCTTTTCTTTTGTGTGAATATGTCAACATCTGATGACTACATTTTGTTTTTCAGTTGGTGTTGTTGCTCCCGTGCTGGTCATTGCTGGTCTGCTCTTCGTGGTTTGTGTGTTCAAACATAGGAGAGAAAAACAGTGGTGAGTATCCTATATAACTGTTTTTGTGTTTGTGAAGGGAGCTCTTTAAGTCAATTAGAATTGTTGCAGAGGGTTTATGTAAGTTATGAGACTAGTTCTCTCTGTCTTACTACTAGGGGTTAAAGTCAGACCAATGGGGTCCTAGCAGGTCACAAACAGGATGAGAACAGTCTGGAACTTGCAGGCCACTTACAAACTATAGACTTGCCGGACATTTTGTCAAGTTACTGTTGTTTATCAAACATTATCCATAATTTCTTATTAATGTAATAATCTCATCTTTAGCAACCAATTCCACAGAGACGTGGAAGCGGGTCAGGGCATTCTAGAACCAAACTCCATTCCTCTGATGCAGAATGAGCAACGTGATACCAGGTAAACCTTTCCACATCACTTTATTGATCTGTAATCAACCACTGAATGATAGTCTCTCTTGTCTTCAGCTGTTGCTATGGGTTATATTAGTTTCTGTCTCTATagaacagggctctccaaccctgtttctggagagctactgtcctgtaggttttcactccaaccctaatctactgtagcacacctgattctaataattagctcaGGGATGGGAAACAGGCGGCCTGCGGACCCCCGTTTTACTGTTGACAgctagaatagtagaatacacaaggtgcaatttcaaaatttggttgtgcatcaccAGTTTTCCTCTTGTCATTGAAAATCACTCAATTGTTTAGATTGGTAAATGAATCTGACCAGCTacctaaacttgtagtaatcatcgTCAAATTGCTTACAGGGGGCATTGATTTTGTAAGTCACTCTCACTTAGATATCATATTGAcatgcaaacatttctctccaccttatggcaaaatgagtagaattgcagcaaacttgctcTAAATCTGCTAAATGTTCTCTAATCCCCATAGCAAAATGTTGGTTACGGCCGGCTCTGACTGCATATGTGAGTGTGAATGTGGGTACTCAGGAGCCACTGTGGTCCCTCATAATGAATTCAGATGTTTGTGGctcccatcaaagttgcccatcacTGAAAGCTGGTTAAAAAGCTGCATCAGGTTAGTTAactggggttggagagagaacctacaggagggtagctctccaagaACCGGGTTGGAaagagaacctacaggagggtagctctccaagaacagggttggaaagagaacctacaggagggtagctctccaagaacagggttggagagagaacctacaggagggtagctctccaagaacagggttggaaagagaacctacaggagggtagctctccaagaACCGGGTTGGAaagagaacctacaggagggtagctctccaagaacagggttggagagagaacctacaggagggtagctctccaggaacagggttggaaagagaacctacaggagggtagctctccaagaacagggttggaaagagaacctacaggagggtagctctccaagaacagggttggagagagaacctacaggagggtagctctccaagaacagggttggagagagaacctacaggagggtagctctccaagaAAAGGTTTGGAAAGCCCTGCTATAGAAGGCAAAGGAAGAATTACTCAATAGATCCGCATGGCATTTCTAAATACCAGCAATGTCTATTGGCAAGCAACAACTTTCAGCAAAGACCCTGCCTTTAGAGCCTTGCTTATCCTTTCAGAAATGCTCATCATAATCTCACTTTTAGTGACCAAGGAGGTGagccaggagaggagagcaggcagCCCATGGACAATGAAGAGACAGGCACTGACAACCCTCTGCTGAATGGAGATGCCAGGTAAACTGTACCACATGACTAATCACCTGCCAGTCCTCTGTAATGTAGGCTATGGATATGGAGAACATTTGTATCCTTCCCAATAGAGATATTTAAATCCTTATCAATGTAATAATCTCAACTTTAGTGGCCAAGGAGAGGAAGGTGTTCTAGGAATGGAGGATGGAAAGCTGTCAGACAATGACAGAGCAGACACTGAAATATATCAGAAGACACATGCTGATTCCCATCCACTGAATGTACCCAAGGTTGTCAGGTAAATTCTCCACATGAGGACTCCTTTGGTAGATCGTCATTCAACAGATATTGAAGATCTCATTTCTCCCTTCAGAATTGATCCCATGGATCATGTTAGTTTCTGCCTCTATGGAGGACCGTGTTGTTTGTGGTGGATCAAGAGTTTTAACCCTGATAATATCCCTGTTATTGCTCCCACAGGGTTAACAGCCAGACTGATGACCCACAGCTTCTGGGTCAACCTCAGAGCAATGGACACGTGCCATATAGAAGGTGAGAATGTGTATGTATCTGTGTTTAAAGTTGCATGGGATGGTAGAGGAGGTTAAATAACTGGTTGAGGTCATGTTTCCTGATCCAGTCTGTATCTTACTCCACAGGGAATTACACCTGACCAATGGGGCTCCAGGTCAGGGTGCTGGTGAGACTTCACCCCTCCTCTGCAGGTGAGTCACTCCTCTGTCATTTAAGCCATGAACATGTAGACCATGTGTACCCCTCAGATCCTTCATTCTTATCCATGTAATAATCACCCTTAGAAGCCCAGGAGAGGAAGGCGTGCTAGAAGGGCAGGACAGGAAGTCAGCAGAGAGTGGGGGAACAGACCCTGAATCCTGTCAGAAGACACATGCTGAACCCCCTCTAGTGAATGGACACCAAGGTGTCAGGTAAACCTGATTACATATTGATACATCCACAACTCATTGGGTAATAATGTCACCCACCCCATTTTCCCACGGTTCATGTTAgcccagtgtttcccaaactcggtcctgggggcCACaagttttggtttttgccctagcactacacagctgattcaaacaaTCAAATCTTAATtatgagttgattatttgaatcagctgtgtagtgctagggcaaaaaaacaaaacgtgcacccggggggcaggaccgagtttgggaaaccctgttaTCTCTATAGGGAACAGTATTATGGTGGATCATGAATGTGAATGTTGATGTCTTATTCCTCCAACAGGGTTAACGATGAGACTAAGGAAGCGACTCCTGGTGCACAGAGTGCAGGACCTCCTCAGATGAATGGAGGTCCTCCCATGTCTAACAGAGCTGCTGAGGAAACCACTGCTCTATTGGACAAACAGACCTTGGACAAGGACCAAGTTACCAAACCTCCTGAGTTAATAGTAAGTACTGTTAATGTCCTCTGACAACTGGTGAACTGTTTGGCTTTGTATCTAAAATGACGGGGCTCGTTGTCTTTTTGGTCCAGCATATTTGTAACTCTTGTGTTTTTCCCAAGAACCAAGGACCTAATGACATGGAGTCAAGAGGAGAACTGTAACAAATGGTGGACGTTTGTATAACAAAAGAAAACCTCAGAAGATAAGATACAGTAATATATGATATACAGTACTTATTATAAGATACAGTAATATATGATATACAGTACTTATTATAAGATACAGTAATATATGATATACagtacttatgataagataaagtAATATATGATATACAGTACTTATGATAAGATACAGTAATATATGATATACAGTACTTATGATAAGATACAGTAATATATGATATACAGTACTTATGATAAGATACAGTAATATATGATATACAGTACTTATTATAAGATACAGTAATATATGATATACagtacttatgataagataaagtAATATATGATATACAGTACTTATGATAAGATACAGTAATATATGATATACAGTGCTTATGATAAGATACAGTAATATATGATATACagtacttatgataagataaagtAATATATGATATACAGTACTTATGATAAGATACAGTAATATATGATATACagtacttatgataagataaagtAATATATGATATACAGTACTTATGATAAGATACAGTAATATATGATATACagtacttatgataagataaagtAATATATGATATACAGTACTTATGATAAGATACAGTAATATATGATATACAGTACTTATGATAAGATACAGTAATATATGATATACAGTACTTATGATAAGATACAGTAATATATGATATACagtacttatgataagataaagtAATATATGATATACAGTACTTATGATAAGATACAGTAATATATGATATACAGTACTCAACAGTTTATTAAGTTAATTCTCTATGTGACAGCTATAATCTAGATAGGTTAGGAAACGTGTTTAAGTGAAATCAGTTGATATTTCAAAACAGCCCATTACTTGTAGATAACTAAAATGACAAAATGATTATAATCTGAAAATGAGTGTGACTTATGACTGATTATGATACAGCATGTCACATATTTAGCTATACAACATTATAATGATATGAAAGGATGGTAAGATCATACTTACACTAGTATTGTATACTATACATACAAGCAAATATAAATGACATACTCATGAGAAGATGCATAAAACATAAACCTCTTTAGTAGAGACATTTCCAAGATCAGGAGGTCTCAATGTCTTGTGGACATGTCAAATAGCTAAACATTGACCGGGCGTTATTATTTACACTATGTATacacaaatgtatgtggacaccccttcaaattagtggatatGTCTATTTCAGcgacacccgttgctgacaggtgtataaaattgattacacagccatgcaatctccatagacaaacattggcagtagaataaccttactgaagagctcagtgactttcaatgtggcaccgtcataggatgctacctttccaaccagtcagttcatcaaatctccgtggggcgacgcacaattggcctagcatcatccgggttagggagggtttggccggtagggaaatccttgtctcatcgcgcaccagtgactcctgtggcgggccgggcgcagtgcgcgctaaccaaggttgccaggtgcacggtgttcatcactcccgagcccgtacgggggttgtagcgatgagacaagatagtagctactaaacaattgaataccacgaaattggggagaaaaaggtgttaaaaaaaaaagtatgaaaaaatataataataacttGTATAATTTGTCCCAACTTCAGCAAAACATTTCACAGACTTTTAACACACACCTGTAATCCTACTTTCAGTAAAGAACATTAATCTTCCATTTTCCTTTATTTAAACCACTGTTTTCataggaataataataataatatatgccatttagcagacgcttttatgcatacattctacgtatgggtggtcccgggaatcgaacccactatcctggcgttacaagcatgATTGGTCAGTTCAAACAGGATGTTCTCTTTATAATGCAATATAGGAGCATTAATAACACCTTCTATTCATAATGCATCAGGATGCACAACATAGGTGCTAATAACTGCTCATGAACATGTATAACTACATAAAGCATTATCACCAGGATGTGTAATGCCTCATGAAGAAAAGTATTACTATGCCAGATGCCATATTTGAAAAGCACATTAGGagcattatattatatattaagtgATATTCTAATTTCACTGCATACCCTCTTACACCTATGTAACTCCGTCTTGAGGGcataaagggatagttcacccaaattacaaaacgACATGTTGTTGttcttaccctgtaagcagtctatgaaGAAGTTAAGAAAGCAATCCAATGGTTTTGTTTACTGTACCTGGTTAGGGAAATGCAAACGTTTTAGCGTTTGTAACCCTGTTAAAAGCATTTTTTTTGCAAATCATCCTAAAGTGTCAACATTTGATTGTGTAGCTCAATTAAGTCATTCTAagatgatttggacatgaagcACAAAAACAATGCAAGAAATGGGATATTGGCTTCACATTACTTGACATTGGATTTGATCTAAAAAGTTTGCATTTGAAGACAGTGGTcaggtaaacaaaaccaaagcatggattactGTCtgaccttgtccatagactgatTATGGCGTAAAGAAAGCAAATGATATTTTGTAATtagggtgaactatccctttaacaggAGTGCGGAACTCCTACGTGAAGTCGTTACAGTATAGCCCTCTGACGCAACTTCCTAAAGAGACTTTCATGTAGGTCATACCACTTAGCTTCATCATAAGGCATCATGCTGCCTGCTTAAAATGCTGTAGGAATATATAGACATTTAGGAATATATAGACATTAGCAGCCATTAGTGCCATTGTCATGCAATATGATGTATATATTCATAGATTATAAGGTGTTATAAATACACTTATCACACATTATGAAGAGGGTATTCATAGGAAGTGTTACCCACAGGTCCAGCAGAAGGAACTGTACCCCACATCCCCACCTACTAGTGACATTGTGAAAAATACCACAACTTTAGACAGGAATTGTGTAGCTATGTTGACATTTGTGTTCACCGTTTAATTAGAATGTTTAACACATTGAGAGTATCGGTCAGGTCAAATGACTTAGGCGAATGACATACCCACATACACTGACACCTTATAACCTTAGTGTCAGAAAAGGTCCATTTTCTTCACATTATAATTATTTGTTTACTTACTTGTAATGTATTTGATATGTCCTGTCTGTGGGTTGATCTCATATATTGATGAATGGCTTTCGCCTGATGCTTTTTATGGTTAGTTACCTTACATATGTATTTAGTTTCATTTCCTTATTACATTTTCATTTCCATTTTATAGTACTATGCATTTTGACTGTTGGATTGATATGATCTGCTCATACATTTCCCTACAAGTGAGTGAGTTAAGACTATTGTTTAGTGAACGACTCAGGTCTGATGGATACAGTTGTCCCTCATACTCTCATGTATTATTTGTAAGAAACTTTCTGCATGTATCTGTATGAGGAAACCTCTACATTATTGTCATATCTACTTTTTAGCCTGCAAGTTTAGGAGGGCTATTCTGCAGAGTTTTGTGTGTTATATATTAGAAATGTAGAACCTAAGATGACTTCTTAGTTTTATAATATGTGTTTAATTCCTTTTATCATTAAAACATTCCTTTCCAGCTTGTGGTCATGTGTTTTCTTCAAATGAGACactggaggagagggaaagatcCAACTCTGATTTATTTAGTCTTCTGTCACTGTCGTTTTTAGTttttcaaaacacacacacacacacacacacacacacacacacacacacacacacacacacacacacacacacacacacacacacacacacacacacacacacacacacacacacacacacacacacacgtgccacACTAAGGCTCCTGGTTTCTACAGTAGCTACTGTAGACCCTCACAGATGTGATCATGTACACAGCTGTACTGAGTtcaaagtactgtacagtatgtttgtCTTAATTGGATGTCTGATGTGTTCACCCGTAACACACAGTAGACAATGATGGTGTGGTACAGTATGTGGAAGATAATGAGTTTACTGATATGGACATTTCTATTACCTTTTGTCTGTGGTAGTGATACATATTATGTACTCCTCTTCTTCATAAAGATggactgaaggacagacagacaggtgggttgagtttgcctgtgtagacggttgatagattggtacgtgatgcctctccctcagtagtttcctgtgtagaaggttgatagattggtacgtgatgcctctacctcagtagtttccctgtgtagacggttgatagattggtacgtgatgcctctccctcagtagtttccctgtgtagacggttgatagattggtacgtgatgcctctccctcagtagtttccctgtgtagaaggttgatagattcgtgatgcctctccctcagtagtttcctgtgtagacggttgatagattgtagtacgtgatgcctctcctcagcagtttccctgtgtagacggttgatagattggtacgtgatgcctctccctcagtagtttccggttgatagattggtacgtgtgCCTAGTttcggttgatagattggtacgtgatgcctctcctcagtagtttcctgtgtagacggttgatagattggtacgtgatgcctctcctcagtagtttccctgtgtagacggttgatagattggtacgtgatgcctctcctcagtagtttcctgtgtagacggttgatagattggtacgtgatgcctctccctcagtagtttcctgtgtagacggttgatagattggtacgtgatgcctctccctcagtagtttcctgtgtagacggttgatagattggtacgtgatgcctctcctcagtagtttccctgtgtagacggttgatagattggtacgtgatgcctctcctcagtagtttccctgtgtagacggttgatagattggtacgtgatgcctctccctcagtagtttccctgtgtagacggttgatagattggtacgtgatgcctctcctcagtagtttccctgtgtagacggttgatagattggtacgtgatgcctctccctcagtagtttcctgtgtagaaggttgatagattggtacgtgatgcctctccctcagtagtttgcctgtgtagacggttgatagattggtacgtgatgcctctccctcagtagtttccctgtgtagacggttgatagattggtacgtgatgcctctcctcagtagtttcctgtgtagacggttgatagattggtacgtgtgtagacggttgatagattgcctctcctcagtagtttcctgtgtagacggttgatagattggtacgtgatgcctctccctcagtagtttccctgtgtagacggttgatagattggtacgtgatgcctctccctcagtagtttccctgtgtagacggttgatagattggtacgtgatgcctctccctcagtagtttccctgtgtagacggttgatagattggtacgtgatgcctctccctcagtagtttccctgtgtagacggttgatagattggtacgtgatgcctctcctcagtagtttcctgtgtagacggttgatagattggtacgtgatgcctctccctcagtagtttccctgtgtagacggttgatagattggtacgtgatgcctctcctcagtagtttccctgtgtagacggttgatagattggtacatgatgcctctccctcagtagtttcctgtgtagacggttgatagattggtacgtgatgcctctccctcagtagtttccctgtgtagacggttgatagattggtacgtgatgcctctccctcagtagtttccctgtgtagacggttgatagattggtacgtgatgcctctccctcagtagtttcctgtgtattgatagattggtacgtgatgcctctcctcagtagtttgcctgtgtagacggttgatagattggtacgtgatgcctctccctcagtagtttccctgtgtagacggttgatagattggtacgtgatgcctctccctcagtagtttccctgtgtagacggttgatagattggtacgtgatgcctctcctcagtagtttcctgtgtagacggttgatagattggttgatgcctctccctcagtagtttccctgtgtagacggttgatagattggtacgtgatgcctctcctcagtagtttccctgtgtagacggttgatagattggtacgtgatgcctctccctcagtagtttcctgtgtagacggttgatagattggtacgtgatgcctctcctcagtagtttccctgtgtagaaggttgatagattggtacgtgatgcctctccctcagtagtttcctgtgtagacggttgatagattggtacgtgatgcctctccctcagtagtttccctgtgtagacggttgatagattggtacgtgatgcctctcctcagtagtttgcctgtgtagacggttgatagattggtacgtgatgcctctccctcagtagtttcctgtgtagacggttgatagattggtacgtgatgcctctccctcagtagtttcctgtgtagacggttgatagattggtacgtgatgcctctccctcagtagtttccctgtgtagacggttgatagattggtacgtgatgcctctccctcagtagtttcctgtgtagacggttgatagattggtacgtgatgcctctccctcagtagtttcctgtgtagacggttgatagattggtacgtgatgcctctccctcagtagtttccctgtgtagacggttgatagattggtacgtgatgcctctccctcagtagtttccctgtgtagaaggttgatagattggtacgtgatgcctctccctcagtagtttccctgtgtagacggttgatagattggtacgtgatgcctctcctcagtagtttccctgtgtagacggttgatagattggtacgtccTCATGTTTCCTCTTGATAGATCAGTGATGCcttccctcagtagtttccctgtgtagacggttgatagattggtacgtgatgcctctccctcagtagtttccctgtgtaga
This window contains:
- the LOC118376258 gene encoding uncharacterized protein LOC118376258, yielding MFICYLFGLLLTILLIQGCWGGEETKNVSCASLRTGNVYKYCVKEKEKPKRVEWQSVFSNETSTWLAELCQHKNTTQAPNVIDVSYSCITLPDCVNVDHTAISDRSEHLTHFNVSGAADESKKPLEKEPDSQNTTADGDHPDTNRGDTSLIWKIIVGVVAPVLVIAGLLFVVCVFKHRREKQCNQFHRDVEAGQGILEPNSIPLMQNEQRDTSDQGGEPGEESRQPMDNEETGTDNPLLNGDASGQGEEGVLGMEDGKLSDNDRADTEIYQKTHADSHPLNVPKVVRVNSQTDDPQLLGQPQSNGHVPYRRELHLTNGAPGQGAGETSPLLCRSPGEEGVLEGQDRKSAESGGTDPESCQKTHAEPPLVNGHQGVRVNDETKEATPGAQSAGPPQMNGGPPMSNRAAEETTALLDKQTLDKDQVTKPPELINQGPNDMESRGEL